The Sediminispirochaeta smaragdinae DSM 11293 genome has a segment encoding these proteins:
- a CDS encoding YihY/virulence factor BrkB family protein, translating into MNWKSIYRTIRTVIREFLKDSCTLRASGLAFSTLLALVPLSATVFGISTAFGAFSSTEAQIKNFLINQLLPTRQQEILSTIEVFVENANTLGIVGFMVFAVTSVSLLNGINVNFNAVWGSPIKKGILLFFTNYTSIIVFGTIFLGASFTLTNTATQIIKGVPELFWLLKIGLRIAPYLFTFLLFLIMIYVIPTGVVRKKSALVGALIGSILWEVAKYGFVKGTNYILRASIIYGSIATIPIFLFWLYLIWMIIFFSLEASYVHQHYSAEVSFLDGKMDNPAISVSLSLRIYFICAEAFLRGKSPIDTDELVLRFSLDQSTFYRAIEPLTRSSLIYEVQPHHLIFPGKDLSGVTLSSLIASLFSYDEEGATAGAVHPLVAQFIQSGSSSFNETSVLDYLNEHRDGESVR; encoded by the coding sequence ATGAATTGGAAATCAATCTACCGCACCATTCGTACGGTTATACGCGAGTTTCTGAAAGATTCCTGTACCCTGAGGGCATCGGGACTCGCCTTTTCCACCCTTTTGGCCCTTGTTCCCCTGAGTGCCACCGTCTTCGGTATCTCCACCGCCTTCGGGGCATTTTCCTCCACTGAAGCTCAGATTAAGAATTTTCTCATAAACCAACTACTTCCCACACGCCAACAGGAAATTCTCAGCACCATCGAGGTTTTCGTGGAAAATGCGAATACCCTTGGTATCGTAGGCTTCATGGTCTTTGCAGTCACATCGGTTTCCCTGTTAAACGGCATTAATGTGAACTTCAATGCGGTCTGGGGAAGCCCAATCAAAAAAGGTATTCTCCTTTTTTTTACCAATTACACATCCATCATCGTATTCGGAACTATTTTTCTTGGTGCTAGTTTTACCCTAACGAACACAGCTACCCAGATTATAAAGGGAGTCCCAGAATTATTTTGGCTTCTAAAAATCGGCCTCCGCATTGCTCCCTATCTTTTTACCTTTCTTCTCTTTCTTATCATGATCTATGTTATTCCCACCGGTGTCGTTCGAAAAAAAAGCGCTCTCGTTGGGGCTCTTATCGGCTCGATTCTCTGGGAAGTGGCAAAATACGGATTTGTAAAGGGTACCAATTATATACTCAGGGCCTCAATCATTTACGGTTCCATCGCAACGATTCCTATCTTTCTATTCTGGCTCTACCTCATATGGATGATCATTTTTTTCTCCCTTGAGGCTTCCTACGTTCATCAGCACTACAGCGCCGAGGTCTCCTTTCTCGACGGGAAAATGGATAATCCCGCCATTTCAGTATCTCTTTCGCTTCGCATCTATTTTATCTGTGCAGAGGCTTTCCTAAGGGGAAAAAGTCCGATAGATACCGATGAACTGGTTCTTCGATTCTCTTTGGACCAGAGTACGTTCTATCGCGCCATAGAACCTCTCACGCGCTCCTCCCTCATCTACGAAGTACAGCCGCATCATCTTATCTTTCCGGGAAAAGATCTTTCAGGAGTAACGTTGTCGTCACTTATTGCAAGCCTATTTTCCTACGACGAAGAGGGTGCGACTGCTGGAGCGGTACATCCTCTCGTTGCCCAGTTTATACAATCGGGAAGTTCCAGCTTCAATGAAACATCGGTTCTGGATTATCTTAATGAACATAGAGATGGGGAATCTGTCAGGTGA
- a CDS encoding CapA family protein — MKNGHRLFSLMILVTSLSSCTLPPSSIVAEGPSLTDEKIEELLSSAPFAITTSDSENVPLTKLSFRYVEPFQELPPDSLIIRREELAFTTELHDSRFSLTRKEAKEATASKSDDLIQSTDLRLPRRALSIDGSYLGDPGYPLIRYLVLLVHPLSETKPESFFQKVSFLITKGKRDERLRAHRKAVESWVKKIAASQPSAAEKTIWIDSVGDMIFSRGVEPLLSQSGGLYKVFDTTLPILQSAHLSAGNFEGTLASANRKAEPKSYNFRFSPKVLPYLEKAGFDYLSITNNHIWDFGKEGFLDTLKAIESSHLATSGAGRNFKAAAVPWKTELEHQEISILSVGAYPQERNGFNGKDIAFAGNDKPGILFVDRGAREAIKEAFDDDAFHVLYVHGGWEWHRKPDAYYRELYRSFVDLGADLVVASHPHVLQGMEAYHGALIAYSLGNFIFPGMEEMKWATDSMILRVGIREGKICYVEPIPAVLSGKGVKKDPDEAKALQRFIELHVEE; from the coding sequence GTGAAAAACGGACACAGGCTTTTTTCCCTCATGATCCTTGTTACATCCCTGAGCTCCTGTACCCTTCCTCCTTCTTCGATCGTCGCGGAAGGGCCTTCCCTGACCGATGAGAAGATTGAAGAGCTCCTATCTTCCGCCCCCTTTGCCATTACGACCTCCGATTCGGAGAATGTACCCCTGACGAAACTTTCCTTTCGCTATGTAGAGCCCTTTCAAGAGCTCCCCCCGGATTCCTTGATTATTCGAAGAGAGGAGCTTGCTTTTACAACAGAACTGCATGATTCCCGCTTTTCTCTTACCAGAAAGGAGGCAAAAGAGGCGACGGCATCGAAATCGGATGATCTGATCCAATCGACGGACCTCCGTCTTCCGCGTCGGGCCCTCAGCATCGACGGGAGCTATCTGGGAGATCCCGGCTATCCCCTTATTCGTTATCTCGTGCTTTTGGTTCATCCCCTTTCCGAGACGAAACCTGAGAGCTTCTTTCAAAAGGTTTCGTTTCTCATCACCAAGGGAAAAAGAGATGAGCGCTTACGCGCTCATCGCAAGGCTGTGGAATCTTGGGTAAAAAAGATAGCAGCATCGCAACCCTCTGCTGCGGAAAAAACGATCTGGATAGATTCTGTAGGTGATATGATCTTCAGCAGAGGTGTGGAGCCACTTCTCAGCCAAAGCGGGGGCCTATATAAGGTTTTCGATACAACCCTGCCCATCCTTCAATCCGCGCATCTTAGTGCCGGAAATTTCGAGGGGACCCTCGCCTCTGCAAATAGAAAAGCGGAACCCAAAAGCTATAACTTTCGTTTTTCACCAAAGGTTCTTCCCTATCTGGAAAAGGCGGGCTTCGATTATCTTTCCATCACCAACAATCATATCTGGGATTTCGGTAAGGAGGGCTTTCTGGATACCCTGAAGGCCATCGAATCTTCTCATCTTGCCACAAGCGGTGCAGGACGCAATTTTAAGGCTGCTGCCGTCCCGTGGAAAACCGAGCTCGAACATCAAGAAATTTCCATTCTGTCCGTCGGCGCCTATCCTCAGGAGCGCAACGGCTTCAACGGAAAAGATATTGCCTTTGCGGGGAATGATAAGCCGGGAATCCTTTTTGTCGACAGAGGGGCAAGGGAGGCCATCAAAGAGGCCTTTGACGATGATGCATTTCATGTGCTCTATGTGCACGGGGGGTGGGAGTGGCACCGAAAACCGGACGCATATTATCGGGAACTCTATCGTTCTTTTGTGGACCTGGGAGCCGACCTTGTTGTTGCAAGCCATCCCCACGTGCTTCAGGGGATGGAGGCCTATCACGGAGCTCTCATCGCCTACAGCCTGGGAAATTTTATTTTTCCGGGGATGGAAGAGATGAAGTGGGCCACCGATTCCATGATTCTCCGGGTGGGTATACGGGAAGGGAAGATCTGCTACGTGGAGCCGATACCTGCGGTTTTATCCGGAAAAGGGGTTAAAAAAGATCCGGATGAGGCAAAGGCGTTACAGCGTTTTATAGAACTGCACGTGGAAGAGTAA
- a CDS encoding 5'-methylthioadenosine/S-adenosylhomocysteine nucleosidase family protein, protein MILLLSPLPMELHPLLQLFPFQETGNCLFGKGYRTIISDNEHVLIEAYTTGMGKVRSVATTVAILERSIAAKQKIDCAVLLGIGGAADKESIGDLLIASDTLQWDLEVQPGRGKSGIYPDGGGIEYTDERLSGVIHAAMAQADLAAFSGTSCTGDRFLASERRDGIASPGVIDMESAAVLTVLNRYSVPSAVLRLVSDTVTQGRPKNLRNFIDDRLPNIWRAVVSGALTFSQGDDIVP, encoded by the coding sequence ATGATACTCTTGTTATCGCCCTTGCCGATGGAGCTCCATCCCCTGTTACAGCTCTTCCCCTTTCAGGAAACCGGAAATTGCCTCTTTGGAAAGGGCTACAGGACGATCATCAGCGACAATGAGCATGTTCTTATTGAAGCCTATACCACCGGGATGGGGAAGGTTCGCTCGGTCGCCACGACGGTTGCTATTCTCGAACGGTCGATCGCCGCAAAGCAAAAAATCGACTGCGCCGTTCTCTTGGGTATCGGCGGTGCAGCTGACAAGGAATCGATAGGGGATCTTCTCATTGCCTCTGATACGCTTCAGTGGGACCTCGAAGTCCAGCCTGGACGGGGAAAGAGCGGTATCTATCCCGACGGAGGAGGCATAGAGTACACCGACGAGAGGCTGAGCGGAGTGATCCATGCGGCTATGGCTCAGGCAGACCTTGCCGCGTTTTCGGGTACTTCATGCACAGGTGACCGTTTTCTGGCCAGCGAAAGGAGAGATGGTATCGCTTCTCCTGGTGTGATCGATATGGAGAGTGCCGCTGTCCTTACGGTACTTAACCGCTATTCTGTTCCTTCTGCCGTCCTTCGGCTTGTGAGTGATACGGTAACTCAGGGAAGGCCGAAAAATCTTCGCAATTTTATTGACGATAGGCTTCCCAATATCTGGAGAGCCGTTGTTTCCGGCGCCTTGACTTTTTCACAAGGTGACGATATAGTCCCTTAA